The following nucleotide sequence is from Hippopotamus amphibius kiboko isolate mHipAmp2 chromosome 11, mHipAmp2.hap2, whole genome shotgun sequence.
ACAGGGATTCCTGGAGCAGTGAGCATATGCTGTATGATACTGTAGGATATAATGGTGGAAATGTGTGTGACATTGTGTATTTGGCAAAACCCATAGAACCGTGCAACACAAAGAGttaaccctaatgtaaactatgggctttagttaataatatatcAAAATGGATTCATCAGTTGTAATAAATGTATCACACAAGTGCAAGACATTAATTATAGGGAAACTGGTGAGCGGAAAGGAATATTTAGGAACTCTgcactttctgttcaattttttcgtaaacctaaaactgctctaaaaaataataataaatttacagACTCATCAAGAATGTACATCTCATTTCTACTATCTTTGTTTACACTGGTGACAGAATTTTGACAGATGTTCAAAGTTTGGTTAAGTTTGgtctattattattgttttaattgcaCTGCCCTTTGTTCTACTCAGATTGACATGTTTTCCAGATCCTTGGGCTTTCCAAGTTCACTTGTTATAAATCACCTGTTCCTTTCCTTTGTCTGTTTTTCCAGTtggttgttgatttttttgatgtggaactgcggcagttaaaaaaaaatttttttatttgcttattcattctttttttttttacatgttgcaaatgttttctcacaATCTGTCATTTGTTTTTCAACTTGGATAATGATGTATTTTGTCCCATtagaaagttttaaattgtgaAGGAGTCTGGCCTGGAAACATGCTTCTGGGGAGACATATGATGTGATATGAGCCAGACCTCCAGATAAAGCCCACTCCTCTGGCCAGTCTTGTCTTTTTTGCTTCTGATTCTCCAAGCTGAAAACCCAGAGCTCTCTGCTCCAGGGTATCCATGGAGGCTCCTCTTGACCATATTCTGAAACTGGCACGGCTTTATCTAATGGGATGAACCTGGCTAAAGAGATTAGCAAGATGTCTTGTGGATCCCACTTTTAAGCTGCAGCCTTCAGGCTGTCACTCCTCGGCTGGGAAGGGAGCTGCAGAAACGACACGCGGAGGACCGGCCCCTTCATGAGCTGTGACTCTGAGGCCCCTGTTCCCTGCAGTGAGTTCACGGGGGTCCCAGGCTGGGGGTGCAACATGGGCAGCCCCCAGAGCagctccctgcagcctgggccgTCTGCACCCTTCCCAAGGCCTTGAGTCTTCAGTCTCCGGGCTCATCAAGGTCAGGAGTGGGAGCTGTGCTGTGGGAGGCTGCCTGGAGCGCGCCTTGCAAATATGGCGCTTCTCAAAGTGAAATTTGACCAGAAGAAGCGGGTCAAGTTGGCCCAAGGGCTCTGGCTCATGAATTGGTTCTCCGTGTTGGCTGGTATCATCATCTTCGGCTTAGGGCTATTCCTGAAGATTGAACTCCGGAAGAGGAGCGATGTGATGGGCAATTCCGAGAGCCATTTTGTGCCCAATTCCTTGATAGGGATGGGGGTGCTATCCTGCATCTTCAACTCTCTGGCGGGAAAGATCTGCTACGACGCCCTGGACCCTGCCAAGTATGCCAAGTGGAAGCCCTGGCTGAAACCATACCTGGCCGTGTGTGTCCTCTTCAACATTGCCCTCTTCCTGGTGGCCCTCTGCTGCTTCCTCCTGCGGGGCTCCCTGGAAGGCACTCTGGCCCATGGGCTCAAGAATGGCATGAAGTTCTACCGGGACACAGACACCCCGGGCAGGTGTTTCATGAAGAAGACCATCGACATGTTGCAGATTGAGTTCAAGTGCTGCGGCAACAATGGCTTTCGGGACTGGTTTGAGATTCAGTGGATCAGCAACCGCTATCTGGACTTTTCCTCCAAAGAAGTCAAAGAGTGAGTGGCCTCCAGTCCTGGGGTCAGAGTGATAAGGGGACACAGAGACCCACGCCTCTGACTCCCCCTGTCCAGTGCCTTTTCCTCCCCATTGGGTGCTCTGTGTGTACAACTTATTACTGTGTGTGAGGGTGTAATT
It contains:
- the PRPH2 gene encoding peripherin-2, which codes for MALLKVKFDQKKRVKLAQGLWLMNWFSVLAGIIIFGLGLFLKIELRKRSDVMGNSESHFVPNSLIGMGVLSCIFNSLAGKICYDALDPAKYAKWKPWLKPYLAVCVLFNIALFLVALCCFLLRGSLEGTLAHGLKNGMKFYRDTDTPGRCFMKKTIDMLQIEFKCCGNNGFRDWFEIQWISNRYLDFSSKEVKDRIKSNVDGRYLVDGVPFSCCNPNSPRPCIQYQLTNNSAHYSYDHQTEELNLWVRGCRAALLSYYSNLMNSVGAVTLLIWLFEVTITVGLRYLHTALEGVANPEDPECESEGWLLEKSVPETWKAFLESVKKLGKGNQVEVEGANTGQAPEAG